The genomic segment GGAGATATTTCAAATGTAATGTTATCAATACCAATAGTATTATGCGCACCCACAAATGGTTTAACTTGAAGCTTTAATAAAAATCCAAATGTCCTATAACCATCAGGTCTAATAGCCTCTAAAACTTTTATATCAAAAAGGTCATATTGCACTGGCTTTTTATAGTATGATTCCAAGCCATCTTGTATATTTTCAAATAGCAATGTAGTAAAAATATCCTGATATAATTCTTCCGTAGAGTTTTTTTGTGGGATACTAGAAACTGAGGCATGGGAATTAATTGAAAAAGATAAAGACAACAATAATGTCATTACTAAAAATAATATATTCTTTTTAATATATATCACCTCTTTTATTTATTAATTATATTATTATCTTATAATTAATAATTTATGAGAATTATGGTATGATCAAATGTATATTTTATGAATGTATTTATAATTCAGCTATCAAGACAATCAACATATCATGATATGTTGATTGTCGGTATCCTTTATGGAAATATTGAGGATGGAGAGACTAAAGACATAGATATTGAGGATAGGTATCATTCAATTTACCTGAAAATTGATTGGCGCAGAAGTAATGAATTATAAATCAATCTTAGTATGAGACTAAGATGCCGCACTCAAAGGCTGGTCCACATCAAATTTTCTCATTCATTCTTCATACGAAAACCTGATGTGGCATGGGTCTGTGTAGTACCGGAACACAGGTCCTAAATTTTACCATCTAAGTTTCATTTAAAGATCCTCGTTTATCATGTTTGCGGATGCTCCACAGACTATGGCTGATGAAGGGAGATGGCGGGGAACGGCGGCTGGGGCAGTAAACAGGCCCGGCCCGAAGTTACAAGATACTTTGCTGTCGGCTGGCTAAATCAAGCCGTTATGTTTCCATAACGGCTTGATGTGCTGTTTTGAAATACAGTAATAACAAAGCACGGCAACGTCCTCCTTTTACGCCGCCGTGTCCCGAAAAAGGGGCACAGTTTATCAATCCCTCCGGTATACAGAAAACGGCGATTTTGATTTTCAAAACCACCGTTTTCTGTATATCTTTTTATGGCATAACGAACCCCCGCCGAATAACGTTTTTTTCTTTTTCCGCTTGCGCGGCGGGTTTTTTGCCGTATTTTATTGTGGTACAACTTCGGGGCGATTGCGAATCACTTGAACTAAATGTTTTTTTGATTTTCTATCAAGTCAATATCGGTTTTGAATTAATTCATGTCATCCCGAAGCGCGTCAATAATATTTTCTTTTTTTATCTTGCTAACAGAATACAGCATTGTAATGAACACTACAAAGAGCACGCTGAACACGCTGATTGCCATATTGCCCCACGGGAACATAAAACCGATGTCCTCCCCGCTGCTGACCATCCCTTTGTAAATCAGCCAAGAGGAGATTGCCGCTATGGGAAGCCCGAAGAGCAACGCCTTCATGCCATAAAAGGCACACTCGAAATTCATCATCTTTTGGAAATCGCGGTCAGACATCCCCACAGATCGGAGCATGGCAAGCTCTCGCCGACGCAGCTTGATATTAGTGGAAATAGTGTTGAACACATTAGCAACCGCAATCAGCGAAATCATAATGATAAAAGTATAAGCGAACACGTTGACAATTAATATATAATTGCGGCTCTGATCAAACATTTCATAATAATTGTACAGTTTATAATTGGATTTAATTCCCATACCCTTAATCATCGCTTCCATTTTAGCCATCGACTTTGTGGGATTCTTTAATCTAAAGGTCAATCCCTTAATAACCGCATGGGTATCGGAGGTTTCAAACTTCTCTTTGAGCGAATAGGGGACCATCACGCTAAAAATGCACGGATTCTTCGACCCGGAGTTTCCTAGGATCGGGAGTGTATCAGGCAGCACGGTATTGACAAACGTAATGCTTACGTTTCGCCCCTGTTTTATCTTCGGCTTGCCATTTGTTTCGGGAGCGATGGTAAAATTCATGGAAGAACTCTTGAATATATCAATCAGCTCGCTCTGCCCGGCTTTCGCGTTGTCTACTTTTTGGGCAACGGCGATCATTTTCGCGTTTTTCCCGGTATATTCCTTTACGGGCAAACCCAAGCCTTTGATAATATTCAGATAGGCGCTATCACCAAGAAACTGGATGTCCATTGGCAGATTAACCGTTTTGTCCGGCAAATTATAACCCGCGTATTTCCGGTAGCGGTCTGAAAAATTGCTTGCTTTAACCGCGCATGAATACTTCATAAGCGCTTGATACGAGCTTTCGTAAACACCGTCGGCGGTTTTCAATTTGTCGTAAAGCGACAACATTTCGCTATCGTCCATGTCCTGTGTGGCCAAACCGATGTCAAAGGTAGTAACCTCTACTGTCCGCTCCGACACCTGTTTTATATCCGTTACAAAAGCACTGGTCGATATAAACAGCACTACGCTTAAAACAAGTGATAGCACAATGCTGCGATAGCGTTTCTTGTTTCTTTTAAAATTCTTTAGCGCAAGGGTTCCCTCCAAACCGTAAATACGCTGCGCCAGTTTTGACGTTTTCACGGCTTTGGATTCAACTTTGACCTCGTTCGTCTGGCGAATACTCTCCATAACGGGAGTGCTTGCGGCCTTTCTGGCCGGGATATAGGCCGAAATCAGAATTGTAACTATGCTGACTGCCGCCGCGCCGACAATCGCGGGGACGGACACTGTCAAGGTGAAATGGACGTTGCTGTAGAGAACGTGCTCAAAATTCTTGGCGACACCGGAAATCACAAGCCCGATGCTGCCTATGCCAACGATAACGCCAATCGGTATGCCGACCGCACCTATACAAAGTCCCTCAACTAGCACCGAATTTCGCAGCTGCCTCGCTGTGGCTCCCACCGACGAGAGAATCCCGAACTGGTGTGTGCGTTCATTCATTGATATGTTGAACGAATTATAAATCAGAAAAATCGAGCCTACCATTATCAATGCAACCAAAATGCCGCCAATCGAGTACAGAAGCGTGTTGAAAAACTTATCCTCCGAAAGACCCATGAAGCGCAACACATTATCGTTAAATACATAGCTATGGCTTTGGGCTGTGCTGCTTGCGTAAGCGTGAACCCCATGCGGGTTTTTAAGCGTGACAAATAGGTTTAAGCTGTCCGCTTTGCCTTCTGCATCTGCTTTCGTTATCAAGGTATATCCCGGCGCGGAAGACTCATCAAAACCGGGTTTTTCGCAGATTCCGACAACCTTGTAGGTTCTCTTGGCTTTTGGCATAAGAGTTTCTTTTCCAGAAATGTAAGGGTTTTGTTGACTGAGATTTTTGTTGACCTCCATGCGGCTTCCGACAGCAAGTGAAAGCGTGTCACCCACCGCAAATTGAACGCCGCCGCTTGCTTCGACGCTCAGCGGAACAAGAATCTCCCCACTGTTTTTCGGCAATCTACCTGAAACCAGGGTTATGGGCAAGGTATCAAAGGCTTTCTTGCTAAATCCGGCTATAAAAAGATACGGCCTTTTGGGGTTTTTCCCTCCGTCAAGTTTTGCGTAGCCGATATTTTCAAATGTTGCGGTGTTTGCAACTCCATTGTCGAGAGTTCGTTCCTGTGCGAAAGAGGAATCAACGTTCAAATACTCGACGTGCCAATCGCCGTATTCCTGGGCCGCGCCTTTTGCCAGATAGTTCAGTATGGAAACACCCAAGGTAGCGACTGCCGTAATCATGGCGGCGGACAGGATAACCCCGATAACCGTTACAATCGTTCGTGTTTGGCTTTTTTTCATGCCTTGCAGGGTAACTTTATTGAAAATATTCATGGTCTCACCCTCTCGTCTCGCACTACTTTGCCGTCTGATATGCCGATAATGCGGTCTGCTTGCAGGGCGATATTTTCGTCATGGGTGACGAGGAGCAGGGTCTGCCCATATTTTTTATTGCTTTCTTTCAGCAGTTTGATGATTTCATGTCCATTTCGGCTGTCCAAACTGCCCGTGGGTTCATCGGCAAGCATGACCGCCGGGGAGTTCATCAAAGAGCGTCCTATGGAAACGCGCTGTTGCTGACCGCCCGAAAGCTGATTGGGTAAATGCGTTTTGCGGTCTTTTAGCCCAAGCAGTTCCAACAAGTCATTCAGCCGTTCCTCGTTGACCTTGCGCTTGTCCATCAGTATAGGCAAAGTGATGTTTTCCACCACATTCAGAGTGGGAATGAGGTTGTGAAACTGGTAAATCAACCCTACCTGCCGCCTGCGGAAAATGGCGAGTTTTTCATTGTTTTGGGCATATACATCCTGCCCCTCCAAATACACCTTTCCGCTTGTCGGCACGTCCACGCCGCCGATGATGTGAAGCAATGTGGATTTACCGGAGCCGGAGGAGCCGATAATTGCGGTAAACTCCCCCTTTTCGATTGTAAGCGAAACATGGTCAAGCGCGGTAACTTGGTTTTCGCCCTTTCCGTAGACCTTGTATAAATTTTCAATTTTTAAAAACTCCATTATGTGAGTCTCCTTTCTCATGTCTTACCCATATAATAGCACCTTAAACTTACATCTCTGTGACTTTCAGGTGAGAGATTAGTCACTTTGGGAAACGAATGGCAAATATTGCGCCGCCCTGCGGGTGATTTTTTGCGGTAATCGTCCCTCCCTGCCGTGTTATAATCATCTTGCAGAGAGCCAATCCAATCCCGTATCCTGTAGCGTTTGGGTTTTTCCCACGATAAAACCTGTTAAACAGGCAGGGTAAATCTTCTTTTTCAAAGCCCGCGCCACTGTCGTGGATGGCAATCTCGGTAAACAGTGGGTTGTCCGTGCAGACAATCTCAATCTTCCCGTTCTCGCCTGCGCTCTCCATGCAATTTTTGAGGATGTTTTGAATTGCTTCCGAAAGCCAACCTGAATCACCCTGAATAATCATACCTTTCGGTGCATCTATTTGAAAATCAATATCGTGCAGTTCCATTGGGATTAGAAACGGGCGAATCGCGGCACATATCAAGTTGTTTACATCTATCTGCTCGCTTTGGAACACCACAATGCCCGCGTCCAAGCGGGATAACTTCAATAGGGAAGTAATCAGCCAATCCATCCGCACAAGCAATTCCTCTGTTTCCCGCACAAATGCTTTCCGCTCGGTTTCATCAGGGTTATTCGCTAACAATGACAGAATGAGGTTCACGGATGTGAGCGGGGTTCGGAGTTGGTGGGCTATGTCGGCCAGCGAACCTGCAAGATGTTCTTTTTCTTTTTTCAGCACGTCGTTTTGCTCCCGAATGCGCAACGTCATTTTTGTTATCTCGCTGTGCAGAATGGAAAGTTCGCCCTCGTCCGATTCACCAATATACAAATGGTCAGCATTATGAAGCACAAGATCGATTTGATCTGAAATCCGAGCAATGCTTTTGTATCGGGCTTTGGTAAACGCGAAAAACGCTGTGCCAAAGACGGCGGCAGAAGCAATGGCAAGGATTCCAGCCAACCTATTTATTGTAAATCCCAGCGTTACAGTGGTGGTAGCTATTAAGGAGAACAAGATTGCAAGCTGCCGAAACTCTCTATTCCGAAGCATACTCGCCCCCCAATCTATACCCCGTTCCGCGAACGGTCAGAACGATTTGCGGACTTGCGGGGTTGTTCTCTATCTTCTCCCGCAGGCGTTTGATGTACACGGTCAATGTATTGTCATTGACAAACTCGCCCGCCGCGTCCCACAATTCGTCAAGTAGCCTGCCCCTCGTGATAATGCTTTTGGGGTTTCTAATAAACACCAGCAACAAGCGGTATTCTAATGCTGAAAGGAAAACCTCGTTGCCGTTTTTCTTCACAACGCCGCTTGCCGTATCGACATAAAGCCCTCGGATTTCAAAAGCCGACCTAGAACGCCCGCTTTTTCGCAGGGCGGTTCCAATTCGCGCAATCAATTCACGCGGACGAAAAGGCTTGGTGATATAGTCGTCCGCGCCCATATTCAGGCCGGTAACAACACTCGCCTCATCGTCGTAAGCCGTCAGAAAGATAACGGGAATATCTTGCGTTTCTTTGATTTCCGTGCAAACCATAAAGCCATTTCCGTCAGGTAAAGAAATATCAATCAACGCCAAGTCAAATTTATTCCCGGCAAGAGCGGCAAGGGCTTCACTCCGCGTAGGGGCGTGGGTGACTGTAAATTTCTCCGCGCGGAGCAAAAGCATAAGGTTTTTAGCGATTGCCTTATCGTCCTCAACCAAAAATATCCGTTTCATTTATTTTCACCATCCTTTACTTTACTGCTCCTATATCGTCCGTCAGCCGGTTTTTCAGTGTCAGCAGGAACAAGCCATGTATTTCCCATTTTTTTAGCTCCCTTAATCCGCCCGGAAGAGCAATGGCACACAACCATTCTGTCTGTGATTCCCGAAATTTTCGCTGCTTCTTTTGTCGTTATATAATTCACGCATAATACCTTCATAACTCTATTGTATTTATTTTGACGGAAATTTACATGCTGAGGTATAAAACAAAAAATTACAGGAGCGTTGAAAAGCGTTCGCGCTCCCGCAAAGGCTAAAGATGTTAGGCGGCTTTAAATGTCAGTATTCCGGCAAGCAGGCCAAGGTGGTACATACCTTGCGAATTTGCTCAAAATCCCCTTGCGGGATTTTTGGAAAATCTGCTTATTGGGGAGTATCCCCAATCCCCACTGAACACACAATAAATTGTGTGGCTACGCTCACTCCGTGAGCTGAAAAAATCACAGGTCAGATTATCTCTGCTCCTGTTATTTTTCTTTTTTTCGATGAGCCATATCGTCGCCTATAAGACGATCAACATTTGCATTTGCGGTAACTACTTCCTACATTTCTTTTTTTACCGAATGGTACTTTGTATAGGCTTTTTTCTTTTGGGTGAGTAGCTCGGAATATTCTATTTGCAGAGCCTTGACAGTATGCAACTTTTTAACGCCCAGCTCATCAAAAGCCGCCTTTGCACGGTTACAATTGAAATCTTTTTTCTCATATATACCTCCTGCTTGCAATTCATCTTATTGCTATAAATATAATTTTACCTAATTGACGTATTAACTTTAACCGTCTTATTTGGAATAATTTTATCGTAATTCGACAAAACGCAACGAATATTGGGGGGATAGGCAAAAACACCCACATTCGTACACAATGATTTTAAAATTTAAATTCATAAAAATAGTTAGATTTATGAATTTGTCAAGTAAAATAATTACATTTTTGTAATTATACTTTCCTTGACGTACGAAATATCATTTTCGCTGACACTACCCCAAAAATAAATTGACTATTTTATTTTTGGGAATGGCATTGCAATTTTACTTATTCTTCCACAGTTATACAATAATTTTATAATAATTATTCATCACCCTCATTGAATAATTATTATAAGATTGTCAATAATTTAGATATCCTACTTTAGTTAAAAAATTATTTACAAAAGCTTATAAATAGATTAGCAAAAGATGCAAAAGTAATTCTACATCCGATGAATAATTTGAGAATTATTTATATGAGGAATTGTCATGAAGCATCTTAAAGTAGGATTTTTCGTAGTATCCATCATAATACTTTCCATACATTATAAGGTAGTTGAGATTAATTTTAATATCCTGTCAAAGAATGTAGGAAATATTGCTGTATGGATAGCTTGTACTATGCTAGGAGCGATTATTTCATCCTGGCTTGAATAATGAGCCGGAAGGTAGCTTCAATAAAAAGAAGTTGCCTTTTGCTTTTTACAAATTATTTACAATTCGCACTGTTTAGTAAGTTCGACATATCACAGTTACTGCATTTTGTTCGTCAATTATATCCTACAATATATTCTCAATATTGCTCTTAATAATCACAGCTGTTCCTGTTATTGTAATTAAAAACAACCGATATGATTTATATATGAATAATGTTTCCTGCACTTGCTTTTTCTAATCGATTGATTATAGAATTCCCTAACCCATTGTTATTGGGAGCTTGTATATAAATATGACTTACACTCAATTTATCACATTCTCTAATCAAATCAAACATCTTTTGTGCAGCTATATTTAACATTTTAAAGCTTCCTAAACTATATATATGTTGATAGTCCTTAAAATCGTTTAAAAATTCTTGAAAACAAATTACAACATCATTCTCATTTGCATTTTCTTTAATCCATTTAGAAGTTTTTACATAATCTCCTTCAACCAATGTTAGTGGTGCATCTGGTGCATAGTGTTTATATTTCATTCCTGGAGCCTTTGGAATTTCATTTTCTTTCACGCTTAATAAATCCTTTTTATATATAAGATTTGGAATCACATTACATATGTCATCCAAGCTTATTGCTCCTGGCCTTAGCAGTATTGGGGCTGGAGTAGACATATCTATAATTGTTGACTCTAACCCAATTGAACACGGCCCTCCATCTAAAATACAAGAAATTTTTCCATTTAAATCATTGTAGCAATGCTCGGCACTAGTAGTTGATGGCTTTCCTGATAAATTTGCAGATGGAGCTACTAATAAAGTTCCACTTTCTTTAATTATAGCCCTTGCTATTTCACTTTTTGGGAATCTAACTCCTACAGTTTTCATTCCTGCAGTAATTGTATCTGAAATGCAATCTTTCTTATTAAAAATCAAAGTTACTGATCCCGGCCAAAAAGTACCAAATACTTTCTCTGCTTCTTTTGAAATATCTTTGCATATGTCATACACTTGTTCCAATTTATATATATGTACCAATAATGGATTATCCTGTGGCCTTCCTTTAACTTCAAATATTTTTTTTATTGCATTTTCATTAAAAGCATCTGCGGCTAATCCATAAACAGTTTCTGTTGGAATTGCAATCACTTCACCATTTCTTAGATACTCTGCACCTTTTACAATATTTTTATAATTAATATTTAAATCTTTAACATTTAATATTTCTGTTTCCATAGATAAACTGCCTCCTATTTGCGTAATTTGTTTGGTATAATAACCATTACTATTTATCCCACTAATGGCTGTTATACCACACACCTATTCAGTTCCAAAAACAACCGTTTATGGTGCTTATACAGTTGACGAGCAATAAAAGAATGTTGTAAATTATAACCACTATAAATTTAATTCCATTTTTTTGTTTCTTGTTAACATTCCCATTTTTTCATAAAAATAAATTGCACCTTTATTAAATTCCCATACAACTAATTGTAATGATGAAGCACCTTCTGCTCTTACATAATCTACAATATATTGAAATAATAATCTTCCAATCCCATTTTTCTTATAATTTGAATTGACACAGAAATCATCTATATAAGCCACTCTTCTTGGTATTAATATTGATACGCTTTGCATATCAATAATTTTCACTGTACTATAAGCAATTGATTCTTTTTTATCAGTATTTTCAACAACAAATAATTTTGTATTATATGTATTCAATAAATTACTAAAATGCTCTTTTAATAAAGGATTATTGATATTAAAAACATCTGGTCTATTTTCAACATGCAAATTATGTACCTCGGCATTAAGGTTACTAATATCATTGTAATCACTACTAATTGCTTCTCTTACTGTTAAATTCATAAAAATCCCTCCTCCATTAGTTCGTTATATATTACAATTATTCATGTATCGTAGAATGTCACGGTAGACGTATTAGTCACCCAGTACACTCCGCACAGATCCCAGCGTGCGGAACTACCGCAGCGGGCTCTTCAAATATATTCGCTTACGTAATCACTCAAAACAGGTTTCGATTCTCATTTGTGTTTCTGCTCTTTCCACTACTCTATGTTTAATTAGTCCATACCAATTCATCTTTTTATTAAACTCTTCCAAGTTGAAACCCTTTCTTTGATTTCTACGATTCATCCATTTATACAATATTCTTAGGGATGGTCCATAGAATTCACTAAGTCCCTTACTATTTCCTATTACTCCGTAATAGTTGAAATATCCCCTGTATTTAGAATTTAACATTGTCACAATCCAAGGCTCATTCCTCTAAATAGATTGTATGGTATTAAATGACCTGATATACTAAAGTTGTAACACTGAGTACTAATAAAATAGTATAATAAAATTAGGAGAGTGGTGTTACAAATGGCAAAGAAAATATATGATCAAGTATTTAAAGAAAAACTGGTAAAATTAAATCTAGAAAATAGTAGAACAATTCCAAGTCTAATTAAAGAGTATGGTGTATCTAGATCAACCCTTAATGTGTGGATTAAAAGCTATTGTGAAGAATGCAAAGAATCAGAAGAAAAAATATCTCCTAGTGTTTATGAGGAAAATAAATTATTAAAAAAGCGAACTACTGAATTAGAAAAGGAAAATGCTTTCTTAAAAAAAGCTGCGGCATTCTTCGCCAAGGAAATAGACAATTAATCTACCAGTTTATATTTGCCAACAATAAAGAGTTTGGCATCAGATGGTTATTACGTCGCTTTGAGCTATCACCTAATGCATATTATAATTATTTAAAATTCAGAAAAAATATCTATATGGAACAAAAGAAATTAGTTTTAAAACATATACAGAAAATTTTCCACAGTGAAAATGGAAAAATGGGATATAGAATGGTAAAACGCTCATTAGAAAAACAAGGAACTAATTTGAGCTTATTAACTGTGCATAAATATATGAAAGAATTAAATATTAAGTCGGTTTCATTTAGGAAAAGACCTAATTATGTAAAAGGAACTTCACATAAAGTATTTTCAAATATCCTAAATAGAGATTTTACAGCTGTAGCTAAAAATTTAAAATGGTGTACAGATTTCACCTATATACATCTTTCAAGCGGTAGGATAATGTACAATTGTTCTATTTTAGATCTATATGATAGAAGTATTGTAGCAACTAAAATATCTAATCATATAACCGCTGAACTAGCTATTGATACACTTAGTGAAGCTATATCTAATCATAAGCCCCCTACGGGATTAATAATTCATAGTGATCAGGGATCGCAATATACCTCAAAGGCATTCACTTCCTTTTGCGAGGATAAAAAAATGCAGCAGTCTATGAGCAAAGCAGGTTGTCCATATGATAACGCTCCTATGGAGTCTTTCTTTGGAAAACTCAAGAATGAACATATTAAGCATTACAGTATTAAAGATGCTCTACATTTAGAAGAACTAACAAATGATTATATTTTTAGATATTATCACCATAAACGGCCTCATAGTTCTCTGGGAGGATTAACCCCTTTTGAGAAAAGATATTCTAAGTAATTATTTACACACAAGTGTTACAATTTTACTTGACCAGGTCAAAAACAGCAAAACTCGGTGTATGCATTTTTTTAGATGAAACATCATTATGAAATTTTTCTGCCAACCTTCTGCATTTTATTTTTATTCTTTTATTTACTGTATAATCATTCCAACTATATGATATGACAGGTAATTTATAACAATAGCTAAATCCAATTCCTTTTAGCCACGCCGAAAGGTAGTTTACTGCACTATTACCGCCTACTCCACCCACTGTTGTAACAACTATTGCTTTGTTTTTGAAAAAGTGAGGTCTGTGAAACATATAGCACAAGTGGTCAATCAAATTTTTAGTCAAAGCGTTTGGTTGCATATTAAAGGTTGTCATTGCAAAAATCACGCCATCACTTTCATCAATTTTATCAATTATTCTCTGCATAATTTTATGATGCGGACAGTGTTCATGCCCTTTTCTAAAACAAAGACTACATCCAGTGCAAAAGGGTAGTTCCAAATCTGTTAACTGTATTTCCTCAAATGTTGATTCAGGTGAGATTTCATGTAAATCTTCCTGAATCAATTTAACTAACCGCCATGTATTACCCCTATGAGGGCTTCCATTAAATATTAAATATTTAATATTATTTCATCTCCTTCTAAAAATATTCATAG from the Clostridium sp. CM027 genome contains:
- a CDS encoding DUF3888 domain-containing protein, which translates into the protein MTLLLSLSFSINSHASVSSIPQKNSTEELYQDIFTTLLFENIQDGLESYYKKPVQYDLFDIKVLEAIRPDGYRTFGFLLKLQVKPFVGAHNTIGIDNITFEISPSGVIMKKFEHIKSFELPLYLQ
- a CDS encoding FtsX-like permease family protein, with the protein product MNIFNKVTLQGMKKSQTRTIVTVIGVILSAAMITAVATLGVSILNYLAKGAAQEYGDWHVEYLNVDSSFAQERTLDNGVANTATFENIGYAKLDGGKNPKRPYLFIAGFSKKAFDTLPITLVSGRLPKNSGEILVPLSVEASGGVQFAVGDTLSLAVGSRMEVNKNLSQQNPYISGKETLMPKAKRTYKVVGICEKPGFDESSAPGYTLITKADAEGKADSLNLFVTLKNPHGVHAYASSTAQSHSYVFNDNVLRFMGLSEDKFFNTLLYSIGGILVALIMVGSIFLIYNSFNISMNERTHQFGILSSVGATARQLRNSVLVEGLCIGAVGIPIGVIVGIGSIGLVISGVAKNFEHVLYSNVHFTLTVSVPAIVGAAAVSIVTILISAYIPARKAASTPVMESIRQTNEVKVESKAVKTSKLAQRIYGLEGTLALKNFKRNKKRYRSIVLSLVLSVVLFISTSAFVTDIKQVSERTVEVTTFDIGLATQDMDDSEMLSLYDKLKTADGVYESSYQALMKYSCAVKASNFSDRYRKYAGYNLPDKTVNLPMDIQFLGDSAYLNIIKGLGLPVKEYTGKNAKMIAVAQKVDNAKAGQSELIDIFKSSSMNFTIAPETNGKPKIKQGRNVSITFVNTVLPDTLPILGNSGSKNPCIFSVMVPYSLKEKFETSDTHAVIKGLTFRLKNPTKSMAKMEAMIKGMGIKSNYKLYNYYEMFDQSRNYILIVNVFAYTFIIMISLIAVANVFNTISTNIKLRRRELAMLRSVGMSDRDFQKMMNFECAFYGMKALLFGLPIAAISSWLIYKGMVSSGEDIGFMFPWGNMAISVFSVLFVVFITMLYSVSKIKKENIIDALRDDMN
- a CDS encoding ABC transporter ATP-binding protein — its product is MEFLKIENLYKVYGKGENQVTALDHVSLTIEKGEFTAIIGSSGSGKSTLLHIIGGVDVPTSGKVYLEGQDVYAQNNEKLAIFRRRQVGLIYQFHNLIPTLNVVENITLPILMDKRKVNEERLNDLLELLGLKDRKTHLPNQLSGGQQQRVSIGRSLMNSPAVMLADEPTGSLDSRNGHEIIKLLKESNKKYGQTLLLVTHDENIALQADRIIGISDGKVVRDERVRP
- a CDS encoding sensor histidine kinase KdpD; this translates as MLRNREFRQLAILFSLIATTTVTLGFTINRLAGILAIASAAVFGTAFFAFTKARYKSIARISDQIDLVLHNADHLYIGESDEGELSILHSEITKMTLRIREQNDVLKKEKEHLAGSLADIAHQLRTPLTSVNLILSLLANNPDETERKAFVRETEELLVRMDWLITSLLKLSRLDAGIVVFQSEQIDVNNLICAAIRPFLIPMELHDIDFQIDAPKGMIIQGDSGWLSEAIQNILKNCMESAGENGKIEIVCTDNPLFTEIAIHDSGAGFEKEDLPCLFNRFYRGKNPNATGYGIGLALCKMIITRQGGTITAKNHPQGGAIFAIRFPK
- a CDS encoding response regulator transcription factor, producing the protein MKRIFLVEDDKAIAKNLMLLLRAEKFTVTHAPTRSEALAALAGNKFDLALIDISLPDGNGFMVCTEIKETQDIPVIFLTAYDDEASVVTGLNMGADDYITKPFRPRELIARIGTALRKSGRSRSAFEIRGLYVDTASGVVKKNGNEVFLSALEYRLLLVFIRNPKSIITRGRLLDELWDAAGEFVNDNTLTVYIKRLREKIENNPASPQIVLTVRGTGYRLGGEYASE
- a CDS encoding helix-turn-helix domain-containing protein; its protein translation is MKVLCVNYITTKEAAKISGITDRMVVCHCSSGRIKGAKKMGNTWLVPADTEKPADGRYRSSKVKDGENK
- a CDS encoding L-threonylcarbamoyladenylate synthase encodes the protein METEILNVKDLNINYKNIVKGAEYLRNGEVIAIPTETVYGLAADAFNENAIKKIFEVKGRPQDNPLLVHIYKLEQVYDICKDISKEAEKVFGTFWPGSVTLIFNKKDCISDTITAGMKTVGVRFPKSEIARAIIKESGTLLVAPSANLSGKPSTTSAEHCYNDLNGKISCILDGGPCSIGLESTIIDMSTPAPILLRPGAISLDDICNVIPNLIYKKDLLSVKENEIPKAPGMKYKHYAPDAPLTLVEGDYVKTSKWIKENANENDVVICFQEFLNDFKDYQHIYSLGSFKMLNIAAQKMFDLIRECDKLSVSHIYIQAPNNNGLGNSIINRLEKASAGNIIHI
- a CDS encoding GNAT family N-acetyltransferase; this translates as MNLTVREAISSDYNDISNLNAEVHNLHVENRPDVFNINNPLLKEHFSNLLNTYNTKLFVVENTDKKESIAYSTVKIIDMQSVSILIPRRVAYIDDFCVNSNYKKNGIGRLLFQYIVDYVRAEGASSLQLVVWEFNKGAIYFYEKMGMLTRNKKMELNL
- a CDS encoding transposase, translated to MAKKIYDQVFKEKLVKLNLENSRTIPSLIKEYGVSRSTLNVWIKSYCEECKESEEKISPSVYEENKLLKKRTTELEKENAFLKKAAAFFAKEIDN
- a CDS encoding IS3 family transposase, which codes for MYQFIFANNKEFGIRWLLRRFELSPNAYYNYLKFRKNIYMEQKKLVLKHIQKIFHSENGKMGYRMVKRSLEKQGTNLSLLTVHKYMKELNIKSVSFRKRPNYVKGTSHKVFSNILNRDFTAVAKNLKWCTDFTYIHLSSGRIMYNCSILDLYDRSIVATKISNHITAELAIDTLSEAISNHKPPTGLIIHSDQGSQYTSKAFTSFCEDKKMQQSMSKAGCPYDNAPMESFFGKLKNEHIKHYSIKDALHLEELTNDYIFRYYHHKRPHSSLGGLTPFEKRYSK
- a CDS encoding NAD(P)H-dependent oxidoreductase, whose translation is MKYLIFNGSPHRGNTWRLVKLIQEDLHEISPESTFEEIQLTDLELPFCTGCSLCFRKGHEHCPHHKIMQRIIDKIDESDGVIFAMTTFNMQPNALTKNLIDHLCYMFHRPHFFKNKAIVVTTVGGVGGNSAVNYLSAWLKGIGFSYCYKLPVISYSWNDYTVNKRIKIKCRRLAEKFHNDVSSKKMHTPSFAVFDLVK